In one window of Brenneria goodwinii DNA:
- a CDS encoding choice-of-anchor I family protein, whose product MNDLPTPPRRFRLSALGAILAAVMAASAHAETAVGKPASEASPTGIALEKIGGYAAGVFGKSAAEIVNYDAGSQRAFVVNALAGALDVLDLSDPAHPKLLQTLKTENILPGSEVNSVAVRNGLVALAIEAGDKTEPGRVALYNAADLQLIGHVAVGALPDNLVFTPDGKTLLVANEGEPNDDYSKDPEGSVSIINVANPASPEVRTAAFGAFNDRADELRGKGVRIYGPNASVAQDLEPEYIAVADDGKTAWATLQENNALAKIDIAKASVIDILPLGFKDHGKTGNEIDVSDGDGDPKLVGVDIRTWPGLRGLYLPDSIAAYTAPADGNTYLVTANEGDARAWGEDNDAYWAGDASKGFVEEFRVKHLVHQKGFDRRAGDDLPPQLRQFAAGALLNPQIFGYCGAKAGDAGDCRADDKLGRLKVTWTEGYRRDAQGKPVLFNTRGEQDAHGDRLMYDALYTYGGRSVSIRDANGILVWDSGADFEKFFANQINTRSGKACALSSAGNSVPCKAFFNANHEAGASLDNRSDDKGPEPEGVVLGSIGGKTYAFVGLERFGGVLVYDVTNPRAPVLEDYINTRTDWTTKELKSLDWKTQGAAVGDLGPEGLAFVPAEQSPNGEPLLLVGYEVSGTTAVYRLKLNY is encoded by the coding sequence ATGAATGACTTACCTACACCACCGCGCCGTTTCAGGCTCTCGGCGCTAGGCGCCATCCTGGCCGCTGTCATGGCGGCCTCCGCCCATGCCGAAACCGCCGTCGGCAAACCCGCATCAGAGGCGTCGCCAACCGGTATCGCGCTGGAAAAAATCGGCGGCTACGCGGCGGGCGTCTTCGGAAAGAGTGCGGCTGAAATCGTCAATTACGATGCCGGTTCCCAACGCGCTTTCGTCGTCAACGCGCTGGCGGGAGCGCTGGACGTTCTCGACCTGTCCGATCCGGCCCACCCCAAACTGCTGCAGACGCTGAAAACCGAAAATATCCTGCCCGGTTCCGAGGTTAACAGCGTGGCCGTGCGAAACGGGCTGGTGGCGCTGGCCATCGAAGCCGGCGACAAGACCGAGCCGGGGCGGGTGGCGCTTTATAACGCTGCCGATCTGCAACTGATCGGCCATGTGGCAGTCGGCGCGCTGCCGGATAACCTGGTGTTTACCCCGGATGGCAAAACGCTGCTGGTCGCCAACGAAGGCGAGCCGAATGATGATTACAGCAAGGATCCCGAGGGTTCCGTCAGCATTATCAATGTCGCCAATCCCGCCAGTCCGGAAGTGCGCACGGCGGCTTTCGGCGCGTTCAACGATCGCGCCGACGAACTGCGCGGTAAAGGCGTACGTATCTACGGCCCCAATGCCAGCGTAGCGCAGGATCTGGAGCCGGAATATATCGCGGTGGCGGACGATGGGAAAACCGCCTGGGCGACGTTGCAGGAAAACAACGCCTTGGCGAAAATCGATATCGCCAAGGCTAGCGTCATAGATATTCTGCCGCTGGGATTCAAAGATCATGGCAAGACCGGCAATGAAATCGATGTTTCCGACGGCGATGGCGATCCCAAGCTGGTCGGCGTGGATATCCGCACCTGGCCCGGCCTGCGCGGTTTATACCTGCCGGATAGCATTGCCGCCTATACCGCCCCGGCGGACGGCAACACGTATTTGGTGACCGCCAATGAAGGCGATGCGCGGGCGTGGGGCGAAGATAACGATGCCTACTGGGCGGGCGACGCCAGCAAGGGGTTCGTGGAGGAGTTTCGCGTCAAGCATCTGGTGCATCAGAAAGGATTCGACCGCCGCGCGGGTGACGACTTGCCGCCGCAATTGCGTCAGTTTGCCGCCGGCGCGCTGCTCAATCCGCAAATATTCGGCTATTGCGGCGCCAAAGCCGGGGATGCCGGCGATTGCCGCGCGGATGACAAACTGGGACGCCTGAAAGTCACCTGGACGGAAGGTTACCGCCGGGATGCCCAGGGGAAACCGGTGTTGTTCAATACGCGCGGGGAACAGGATGCGCACGGCGATCGCCTGATGTATGACGCGCTGTACACGTATGGCGGACGTTCGGTGTCGATTCGGGACGCTAACGGTATATTGGTCTGGGATTCAGGGGCCGATTTCGAAAAATTCTTCGCCAACCAGATCAACACGCGCAGCGGCAAGGCGTGCGCACTCAGTTCCGCCGGCAACAGCGTGCCATGCAAAGCATTTTTTAACGCCAATCATGAGGCAGGCGCCAGTCTGGACAACCGCAGCGATGATAAAGGACCGGAACCGGAGGGCGTGGTTCTCGGCAGCATCGGCGGGAAGACCTATGCTTTTGTCGGTTTGGAGCGTTTCGGCGGCGTGTTGGTCTATGACGTGACCAATCCGCGGGCGCCCGTGCTTGAGGATTACATCAATACCCGCACCGACTGGACTACGAAGGAACTAAAATCGCTCGACTGGAAGACGCAGGGCGCGGCTGTGGGTGATTTGGGGCCGGAAGGTTTGGCGTTCGTGCCGGCCGAACAGTCGCCCAATGGCGAACCGTTGCTGCTGGTGGGATATGAGGTCAGCGGCACAACGGCGGTATATCGCCTGAAGCTGAATTATTGA
- a CDS encoding acetyl-CoA carboxylase — protein MKEYEVRSPLPGIFYRRPAPDAAVFIAEEDVVNENTVIGLIEVMKQFSEVYAEQAGQLISFNINNGDAVEPGQVIAIIKTNR, from the coding sequence ATGAAAGAATATGAAGTACGTTCCCCTTTACCCGGTATTTTTTACCGTCGTCCCGCGCCGGATGCCGCCGTTTTTATTGCAGAAGAAGATGTTGTTAATGAAAACACCGTCATTGGTTTAATTGAGGTCATGAAACAATTCAGCGAAGTTTATGCGGAACAGGCCGGTCAATTAATCTCGTTTAACATCAATAACGGCGACGCTGTCGAACCAGGGCAGGTAATAGCCATCATAAAAACGAATAGATAA
- a CDS encoding LysR family transcriptional regulator: MITLRQIRYFVATAEIGQISQAAIHLNISQSAVTTAIQELESMLGKQLFLRSVHGMTLTENGSYFLNHAYSILRSVDDAMMVPLTDNRTQGALNMAASYTVMGYFLPFHLQRLAYGFPHITINLNERERSDIEQGLINRSFDISLVLTANLTHPEITSEKLFNSERRLWLPSRHPLCDKPEVSLADVAKEPFIMLTVDEADHSAMRYWDQSGYRPRIMLRTSSVEAVRSMVANGSGVAILSDLVYRPWSLEGRRIETRSLKDTVHPMSVGLAWHRDAKFTPAMQAIRQYFRHAFLTPQLNFSRR, translated from the coding sequence ATGATCACACTTCGCCAAATCCGTTATTTCGTCGCGACCGCTGAGATAGGGCAAATATCTCAAGCCGCTATTCATTTAAATATTTCACAGTCGGCCGTGACCACGGCGATTCAAGAGCTGGAAAGCATGCTGGGGAAACAGCTGTTTCTGCGTTCGGTTCATGGGATGACGCTGACTGAAAACGGCAGTTATTTTCTTAATCACGCCTATTCCATTCTGCGCAGCGTCGATGACGCGATGATGGTGCCGCTTACGGATAATCGCACTCAGGGCGCGCTGAATATGGCGGCCAGCTATACGGTAATGGGGTACTTTCTGCCGTTTCATCTGCAACGCCTGGCCTACGGTTTCCCGCATATCACCATCAACCTGAATGAACGGGAGCGTAGCGACATTGAGCAGGGGCTGATCAATCGCTCTTTTGATATTTCGCTGGTGTTGACCGCGAATCTTACTCACCCGGAAATCACCTCGGAAAAGTTATTCAACTCCGAGCGGCGTTTATGGTTGCCTAGCCGTCATCCGCTGTGCGATAAGCCGGAAGTGAGTCTGGCCGATGTGGCGAAAGAACCGTTCATCATGCTGACGGTTGATGAAGCGGATCACAGCGCCATGCGCTATTGGGACCAGAGCGGATATCGCCCGCGCATCATGCTGCGCACCAGCTCGGTGGAAGCGGTGCGCAGTATGGTGGCCAATGGGTCAGGCGTGGCGATTTTATCCGATCTGGTTTATCGGCCCTGGTCGCTGGAAGGGCGGCGCATTGAAACCCGTTCTTTGAAAGATACCGTTCATCCGATGAGCGTCGGATTGGCCTGGCATCGCGACGCCAAGTTTACCCCGGCGATGCAGGCTATCCGCCAATATTTCCGTCACGCCTTTCTGACGCCGCAGCTTAATTTTTCCCGGCGTTGA
- a CDS encoding acetyl-CoA carboxylase biotin carboxylase subunit, which produces METPIKKLLIANRGEIAVRIIHAAKSLGIPTVAACSDADADALPARLADEVYILGPARADQSYLNVDALLQGARLCGADAIHPGYGFLSENADFAQAVEQAGLRFIGPTPQTIRMMGDKAVARRTAQEAGVPVVPGSTAALGNIDAALQCAEEIGYPLLIKAAAGGGGRGIRVVANAAELARDFPIAQNESNAAFGCGDVYLERFIQHARHIEVQILGDGERVIHLYERECSLQRRRQKIFEEAPSPALSPVQREAICHSALQLAQQLRYRGAGTLEYLFDEDSGEFYFIEMNTRIQVEHPVTEMVTGVDLVQWMLRIAQGEKLSLRQQDIALSGNACEMRINAEDPDRNFFPCPGVVEKLLWPQGDGIRIDSHLFSGYRIPPYYDSLLAKLVVHGPDRRQMLARAELALRQLRLTGIVTTQSLHQWLIADPRLRAGQFDTTALEEWLKARAQAKTPISRGA; this is translated from the coding sequence ATGGAAACACCAATAAAAAAACTACTTATCGCCAATCGTGGCGAAATAGCCGTCAGAATTATCCACGCGGCCAAAAGCCTGGGCATCCCCACGGTGGCGGCATGCAGTGACGCGGATGCCGATGCTCTGCCGGCCCGTCTTGCCGATGAAGTCTATATTCTTGGTCCGGCGCGCGCCGATCAAAGTTATCTGAATGTGGATGCGCTGCTTCAGGGCGCCCGTCTCTGCGGCGCAGACGCCATTCATCCGGGGTATGGTTTTCTGTCTGAAAACGCCGACTTTGCTCAAGCGGTGGAACAAGCCGGATTGCGGTTTATCGGCCCTACCCCGCAAACCATCCGCATGATGGGAGACAAAGCCGTCGCCCGGCGCACCGCGCAGGAGGCCGGCGTGCCAGTGGTGCCCGGCTCCACCGCCGCATTGGGCAATATTGACGCAGCGCTGCAATGCGCCGAAGAGATTGGTTATCCGCTGCTGATTAAAGCGGCGGCCGGCGGCGGCGGCCGCGGCATTCGCGTTGTCGCCAACGCGGCGGAACTGGCTCGTGATTTTCCCATCGCTCAGAACGAATCCAACGCCGCATTCGGCTGTGGCGATGTCTATCTGGAACGCTTTATCCAGCATGCCCGGCACATTGAGGTGCAAATACTCGGTGACGGAGAACGGGTCATCCATCTCTATGAGCGGGAGTGTTCATTGCAACGGCGGCGGCAGAAGATATTTGAAGAAGCCCCGTCGCCGGCGCTTTCCCCGGTTCAGCGCGAAGCCATTTGCCATAGCGCGCTGCAACTGGCGCAACAGTTGCGTTACCGAGGGGCGGGAACGTTGGAATACCTGTTCGATGAAGATAGCGGTGAATTCTATTTTATTGAAATGAACACCCGCATTCAGGTGGAACACCCGGTGACGGAGATGGTTACCGGCGTCGATCTGGTGCAATGGATGCTGCGTATCGCCCAGGGCGAAAAACTCAGCCTGCGTCAGCAGGATATCGCCCTCAGCGGCAACGCCTGCGAAATGCGAATTAATGCCGAAGACCCGGACCGCAACTTTTTCCCCTGCCCCGGCGTGGTGGAAAAGCTGCTATGGCCGCAGGGAGACGGCATCCGTATTGATAGCCATCTGTTCAGCGGTTACCGTATCCCGCCCTATTACGATTCCCTGTTGGCCAAACTGGTGGTGCATGGCCCCGATCGTCGGCAAATGCTGGCGCGCGCGGAGCTGGCGCTGCGCCAATTGCGCCTGACGGGGATCGTCACCACACAATCTCTCCATCAATGGCTGATAGCCGATCCGCGCCTGCGCGCCGGGCAATTTGATACCACCGCGCTGGAAGAGTGGCTGAAAGCGCGCGCGCAGGCCAAGACGCCGATTTCCCGGGGGGCTTGA
- a CDS encoding biotin-dependent carboxyltransferase family protein, with protein sequence MQINVLKPGLATSVQDTGREGYYHLGIPPSGALDQYSLRMANLLVGNPVSAAVLEITLLGPELEFTGEGLLALCGASMKPQLDGVEMPMHTVFSVKAGQVLRFGYAATGCRSYLAVAGGIDVPDALGSRSTYTLGALGGHQGRRLAANDVLPVGAPATKAKPGTTVPEDCLPAFSKDVLLRMVPGLYIHRLTPEATEQFFADSWSVSTEADRIGYRLKGGSPLAFQPRTPPFGAGSDPSNIVDACYPIGSVQVPGGLEPIVLLRDAVSGGGYMTLGTVIGADLDIIGQLQPNYRARFVPISLEEAMEARRQYRQRLDRLEHLLVN encoded by the coding sequence ATGCAGATTAATGTCCTCAAACCCGGACTGGCGACCTCGGTACAGGATACGGGGCGTGAAGGCTATTACCATCTCGGTATCCCGCCTTCCGGCGCTCTGGATCAGTATTCTCTGCGCATGGCGAACCTGCTGGTGGGAAACCCGGTATCGGCCGCCGTACTCGAAATCACGTTGCTGGGGCCGGAGCTGGAGTTTACCGGTGAAGGATTATTGGCCCTGTGCGGGGCGAGTATGAAACCGCAATTGGACGGCGTGGAAATGCCTATGCATACCGTCTTTAGCGTCAAGGCCGGGCAGGTTCTGCGCTTTGGCTACGCCGCCACGGGTTGCCGCAGCTATCTGGCCGTGGCGGGCGGAATTGACGTACCAGACGCCTTGGGAAGCCGTTCGACTTATACATTGGGCGCGTTGGGCGGGCATCAGGGGCGCCGTCTGGCGGCGAACGATGTGCTTCCCGTCGGCGCGCCGGCGACAAAAGCCAAACCGGGAACCACCGTACCTGAAGATTGTCTGCCGGCGTTCAGCAAGGATGTCCTGCTGCGCATGGTGCCCGGTCTGTATATCCACCGCCTCACCCCGGAAGCGACGGAGCAGTTTTTTGCCGATAGCTGGTCGGTATCGACCGAGGCGGACCGTATCGGCTATCGCCTGAAAGGCGGCAGCCCGCTGGCCTTCCAGCCGCGCACGCCGCCGTTTGGCGCCGGATCCGACCCATCCAATATCGTCGATGCCTGTTATCCGATTGGCTCGGTGCAGGTGCCCGGCGGATTGGAACCGATTGTTCTATTACGTGATGCGGTATCCGGCGGCGGTTATATGACGCTGGGAACGGTGATCGGCGCCGATCTGGATATTATCGGCCAATTACAGCCCAATTATCGCGCGCGTTTTGTACCGATCTCGCTAGAAGAAGCAATGGAGGCGCGACGGCAATATCGTCAGCGTCTGGATCGGCTTGAGCATCTATTGGTGAACTAG
- a CDS encoding 5-oxoprolinase subunit B family protein — translation MENTAIRYSFGGDEHLFAEIDEAMSLSAFFRGLAITRTVEQWAIPGVLDICLANASFQIRFNPDIVAPQALLDTVQKAENQAQTVNRLETRIIEIPVLYNDPWTRETLMRFRDRHQDPGVTDLEYAASINGYQDINAFIDAHSGTPWFVSMVGFVAGLPFMFQMVEQEKQIQVPKYLRPRTDTPRLSLGHGGCFGCIYSVRGAGGYQLFGVTPAPIYDPQQSLDYFRESLVFFRAGDIVQFKPIDPQRYDEAIQAVEAGTFNLRIRPVTFELDKFVADPAGYKHYLQEVLHAD, via the coding sequence ATGGAAAATACCGCAATCCGTTACAGCTTTGGCGGCGATGAACATCTTTTCGCCGAAATTGATGAAGCGATGTCGCTATCCGCCTTCTTTCGCGGTCTGGCGATCACCCGTACCGTCGAACAATGGGCGATCCCCGGCGTTCTGGATATTTGTCTGGCGAATGCCTCTTTTCAGATTCGCTTCAACCCGGATATTGTCGCTCCCCAGGCGCTGCTGGATACCGTCCAAAAGGCGGAAAACCAGGCGCAGACGGTGAATAGGCTTGAGACGCGTATCATTGAAATCCCGGTGCTGTACAACGATCCCTGGACGCGCGAAACGCTGATGCGCTTTCGCGATCGCCATCAGGATCCCGGCGTCACCGATCTGGAGTACGCCGCCAGTATCAATGGTTATCAGGATATCAATGCTTTTATCGACGCCCACAGCGGAACGCCGTGGTTTGTGTCGATGGTCGGATTCGTCGCCGGTCTGCCGTTTATGTTCCAGATGGTCGAGCAGGAAAAACAGATTCAGGTGCCCAAATATCTGCGTCCCCGTACCGATACGCCGCGCCTGTCGCTGGGACACGGCGGATGTTTCGGTTGTATCTATTCGGTGCGCGGCGCCGGTGGTTATCAGCTATTTGGCGTCACCCCCGCCCCCATTTATGATCCGCAGCAAAGTTTGGACTATTTCCGCGAATCGCTGGTGTTTTTCCGCGCCGGGGACATCGTGCAGTTCAAGCCTATCGACCCGCAACGCTATGACGAGGCGATACAGGCGGTTGAGGCCGGAACCTTTAATCTGCGTATCCGGCCCGTAACCTTCGAGCTGGATAAATTTGTCGCCGATCCCGCTGGCTATAAACACTATCTCCAGGAGGTGCTGCATGCAGATTAA
- a CDS encoding purine-cytosine permease family protein, which yields MADLSQIEGTHTATSAETVTDTERMGKLSLTMAWWAVCSAIFYIVVGASLAQSYGAKNAIIGMVLSVISYGLVNAAISRFAIRSGLSVALFSNLLFGRLGSALATLIFFSTAIYYAVFEGAVIAYAINHLFPQISYYWTALVVVLYSVPLIFGSVQHWLDKFNGFLLPFYLIGLLLTVLVAINHYGYQPQWLNFGPESPPAYGWWNCFTYYMGVWILMMYTFDYARFGKQKDSDYHAQFNFGMPFYLITFLLNGVAGIYLVSNFEQQGGVSEVAVVVAILNLLGLWGLLFVWITQTRINTANYYLATVNMQVFFDRLLRIRCRKIVWACIVGAVVYVLMLADIFAYILQALAYQGVFVVAWVGVALGHIFSGAQTSLQHSERTFSVPGLSAWFCSVAVGIALMHGDAVLQSFSAPATFAIALLLYSFWPRQKDMTEIGDTR from the coding sequence ATGGCTGATTTATCTCAAATTGAAGGTACGCATACCGCCACATCCGCCGAGACGGTCACCGATACGGAGCGAATGGGGAAACTGTCCCTGACGATGGCCTGGTGGGCCGTATGCAGCGCCATTTTTTATATCGTGGTCGGGGCGTCGCTGGCGCAGAGCTATGGCGCCAAAAACGCCATTATCGGCATGGTGCTGTCGGTGATTAGCTATGGTTTGGTGAATGCGGCGATTAGCCGTTTCGCCATTCGCAGCGGTTTATCGGTTGCGCTGTTTTCCAATCTGCTGTTCGGCCGCCTCGGCTCGGCGCTGGCCACGCTGATTTTCTTTTCTACCGCCATCTACTACGCGGTGTTTGAAGGGGCGGTGATCGCCTATGCCATCAATCATCTCTTCCCCCAAATCTCCTACTACTGGACCGCGCTGGTCGTGGTGTTATACAGCGTGCCGCTGATTTTCGGCAGCGTACAGCACTGGCTGGATAAATTTAACGGCTTTTTGCTGCCCTTTTACTTGATTGGCCTGCTGCTCACCGTATTGGTCGCCATTAATCACTATGGCTATCAGCCGCAATGGCTGAACTTTGGGCCGGAATCGCCACCGGCTTACGGCTGGTGGAACTGCTTCACCTACTATATGGGGGTGTGGATCCTGATGATGTATACCTTCGATTACGCCCGCTTCGGTAAACAGAAAGACAGCGACTATCATGCGCAGTTTAACTTCGGCATGCCATTCTACCTGATCACGTTTCTACTCAACGGCGTGGCCGGTATTTATCTGGTCAGCAACTTTGAGCAGCAAGGCGGCGTGAGCGAGGTCGCCGTGGTGGTGGCGATATTGAATTTACTGGGATTATGGGGATTGCTGTTTGTTTGGATCACGCAGACCCGCATAAACACCGCTAATTATTATCTGGCGACGGTGAATATGCAGGTATTTTTCGACCGATTGTTGCGTATCCGTTGTCGTAAGATCGTCTGGGCCTGTATTGTCGGCGCAGTGGTGTATGTATTGATGCTGGCGGATATTTTCGCCTATATCCTGCAAGCATTGGCTTATCAGGGCGTGTTTGTCGTGGCATGGGTCGGCGTGGCGCTGGGACATATTTTTTCCGGCGCACAGACGTCGCTTCAGCATAGCGAACGGACATTCAGCGTGCCTGGGCTTAGCGCCTGGTTTTGCAGCGTGGCGGTAGGTATCGCGCTGATGCATGGCGACGCCGTACTGCAATCATTTTCCGCGCCGGCCACATTCGCGATCGCCCTGTTGCTGTACAGCTTCTGGCCGCGTCAGAAAGACATGACGGAAATTGGCGACACACGGTAA
- a CDS encoding 5-oxoprolinase subunit PxpA translates to MKYEIDLNSDMGENFGPWAIGDNVDKEIMPYISSANIAAGFHAGDPNTINQTIELAKYYDIAIGAHPGFRDLVGFGRRNINMPPQELTNDIIYQLGALREFATLHRLPLQHIKPHGALYMHLSRDQAAAQFFVETLHRLAPDLLLYCMHNSAVWQAAKKLQHPVICEFYADRDYDRSGSIVFTRRVGRLDPEQVAQKVLRACREGKVRTIEGDDIPVVFDSVCIHSDTPGALALIKAIREQLHAADINVKSPARIISYPTE, encoded by the coding sequence ATGAAATATGAAATCGATCTGAATTCCGATATGGGTGAAAACTTCGGTCCATGGGCCATCGGCGATAACGTCGATAAAGAAATTATGCCTTATATAAGTTCCGCCAATATTGCCGCCGGATTTCATGCCGGCGATCCCAATACGATTAACCAGACAATTGAATTAGCGAAATATTATGACATTGCTATTGGCGCGCATCCTGGCTTTCGCGACCTGGTGGGTTTCGGACGGCGGAATATTAATATGCCGCCACAGGAATTAACCAATGACATTATCTATCAATTAGGCGCATTACGCGAATTTGCTACGCTACATCGATTACCGTTACAACATATAAAACCGCACGGCGCACTGTATATGCATTTATCGCGGGATCAGGCCGCCGCGCAATTTTTTGTGGAAACGCTGCACAGGTTGGCGCCCGATTTATTGTTGTACTGCATGCATAACTCGGCGGTATGGCAGGCGGCCAAAAAACTACAACACCCTGTTATTTGTGAATTTTATGCCGACAGGGATTATGACCGCAGCGGGTCGATCGTGTTCACCAGACGGGTGGGTCGACTCGATCCTGAGCAAGTGGCGCAGAAAGTATTACGCGCCTGCCGGGAAGGAAAAGTCCGCACCATTGAAGGAGACGACATCCCGGTCGTATTCGATTCGGTCTGTATTCACAGCGATACGCCGGGCGCGCTGGCATTAATAAAAGCCATCCGCGAACAGCTTCATGCCGCTGATATTAATGTTAAATCGCCAGCCAGAATAATTTCTTATCCAACAGAGTAA